A single candidate division SR1 bacterium Aalborg_AAW-1 DNA region contains:
- a CDS encoding Glycosyltransferase family 6: MSNKKETIAILYFCTGTYSRYRDLFFTSSEKYFFSKDNDIDKHYYIRTDDKKLLSLQIKNVTFIYQKALGRPDQTLYRFRIFLSQKTLLEKHDYIVFFNANFQFKDFIFKKDFLPTENKNYMALLHFSYYNKINDTFPYDRNPDSKAYIPYGSGKNYYLGALNGGKTFDFLELCKTCDKRIQQDYENNISAIRYDESMLNKFFLDRTDVKNLDLSYGYPEAGWFPQFPVKIMSRSKEIFIGSKDKLRSSKMPKISILKIIYIKSIYVTTRIIYSLFYSLFHK; encoded by the coding sequence ATGAGTAATAAAAAAGAAACAATAGCAATACTTTATTTTTGCACTTGAACATACTCTAGATATCGAGATCTCTTTTTTACTAGTAGTGAAAAATATTTTTTTTCTAAAGACAACGATATAGATAAACATTATTATATACGAACAGATGATAAAAAACTACTATCTCTTCAAATCAAAAACGTTACTTTCATATATCAAAAGGCTCTTTGACGACCAGACCAAACTCTTTATCGTTTCAGAATATTTTTATCACAAAAAACTCTTTTAGAAAAACATGATTATATAGTATTTTTTAATGCAAATTTTCAATTTAAAGATTTTATTTTCAAAAAAGATTTTTTGCCTACTGAAAATAAAAATTATATGGCTTTATTACATTTTTCATATTATAATAAAATAAATGATACATTCCCTTATGATAGAAATCCTGACTCTAAAGCATATATTCCATATTGATCTTGAAAAAATTATTATTTATGAGCTCTAAATTGAGGAAAAACATTTGATTTTCTAGAACTTTGTAAAACATGTGATAAACGAATACAACAAGATTATGAAAATAATATTTCTGCTATCCGATATGATGAGTCTATGCTAAATAAATTTTTTCTTGATCGTACTGATGTAAAAAACCTTGATCTTTCATACTGATATCCAGAAGCATGATGGTTTCCACAATTTCCTGTAAAAATTATGAGCAGGAGTAAAGAAATATTTATTTGATCAAAAGACAAACTACGTAGTAGTAAAATGCCTAAAATATCTATATTAAAGATAATTTATATTAAATCTATTTATGTTACTACTAGAATTATTTATAGCCTTTTCTATTCATTATTTCATAAATAA